A genomic stretch from Hemibagrus wyckioides isolate EC202008001 linkage group LG20, SWU_Hwy_1.0, whole genome shotgun sequence includes:
- the map6d1 gene encoding MAP6 domain-containing protein 1 produces the protein MAWPCISRVCCLAQFWNQFDKSDLSVPLTIQNYSDIADQEIRSVTGNVPAERTQKRGHATPEHRDVSAAQDGGGNRVHRKRAEPSYRPAEDAPFPSVTQYKQDYKPWPIPKKDNFPWISNGVSKSSPVTQNQLRAGKEERAARLKHTESEAAKTSSYREEYRPWAGVQPSKLVQKRPTFLATATSEPPPETSYQAAFSADTHRHADISVMDMTTRSQPNITEMAGRAEVSSRQEEQLVRTKLSPNPSAVFQSGSRIFNI, from the exons ATGGCGTGGCCGTGCATTAGCCGGGTGTGCTGTCTGGCGCAGTTCTGGAACCAGTTTGACAAATCGGACCTGTCCGTCCCACTGACCATCCAGAACTACTCTGATATCGCAGATCAGGAGATCCGCTCGGTCACCGGAAACGTTCCCGCAGAGCGAACGCAGAAGCGCGGTCACGCCACGCCGGAGCACAGAGACGTTTCCGCGGCGCAGGACGGCGGAGGCAACCGAGTGCATCGCAAGCGCGCGGAGCCGAGTTACAGACCGGCCGAGGACGCGCCGTTCCCTAGCGTGACCCAGTACAAACAGGACTATAAACCGTGGCCCATTCCCAAAAAAGACAACTTTCCATGGATTAGTAACGGCGTCAGTAAAAGCAGTCCGGTAACACAGAACCAACTGCGGGCAGGAAAAGAGGAGCGCGCGGCCAggctgaaacacactgagagcGAAGCGGCCAAAACAAGCTCTTACAG AGAGGAGTACAGGCCCTGGGCAGGGGTGCAGCCATCCAAGCTTGTTCAGAAAAGGCCTACATTCCTGGCTACGGCGACTAGTGAGCCTCCTCCTGAGACCAGCTACCAGGCCGCCTTCAgtgctgacacacaccgacacgcAGACATCAGTGTGATGGACATGACCACACGCTCGCAGCCCAACATTACAGAGATGGCAGGCAGGGCTGAGGTCAGTTCCAGACAAGAG